GCTGGATTAGAATCAACAATTTGCAGTTAATTCAGTAAATGTGGTGGGAGGTTTTCAGAGATGATTTATGTTGCATTCTAttcttaaatgaaaaataaaataatcagaGATCAGGCTGGTACTGAGTGATAATCCTTCTGCTTCAGGTGGTTGATACTCCGGGTATTTTGGATCATCCATTGGAGGAGCGGAATACGATTGAGATGCAGGCAATCACTGCACTGGCTCATCTCCGTGCTGCTGTTCTGTATGTGATGGATGTGTCTGAGCAGTGTGGCCACACTGTAGAAGAGCAACTGGATCTCTTCAAAAACATTAGACCTCTCTTTGCCAATAAGGTAAAGCTTTGATTTTGAATGTGTAACATTTAGTTGGAAATTTTAGTTGTGATGGCATATGCAAAGGCTGTGCGCACTGTAATTTCACTAAAAATTGGATGGGAATAAAACACTTCATCTTTTGCCGAAATTAGAGAATGCCTTATCTGTATCTGGGTTAATTCCATTGGTTTAATTTGGAAAAGtatatgcagtttttaaaatggtATACAAAGGATGAAAATGTACAAAGTCTAACTTGGGTAATTTGAATGAAAAGCATCCCAACAGCATGCAAGAAAGAAAGGATTTATCCCAAATTCTAACAAATATTTATCTTGTaaccagcatcactaaaacagattacccggtgttttatttcaatgttgtttGGTGAGGCTATTGGTGAATGCAAATTAGCTGGTGGATATCTGATTTATGACAGTGACCACACTTAAAAGCAATTTGcaggctgtaaagcattttgggggATTGAAccaaagttatgaaaggcattaCATAAACCagttggagcaaaaaaaccaCATATGCTGGAAGTGGAAAAGTGAACACGGTGTTTCTTTGCTTTATGGCTTTCCACAAGTTTGCATACCCTTTCCTTTTTAAAGTGAAGACAATGGTGGCTTTGTTAAGCTGAATTGTTCATTTGTGTTGGTCTTTTTAAACCTTACTTGtgatctttccacctagattaggagagataagtacgagaggacatggctttagggtgaaaggggaaaagtttagggggaacattagggggaacttcttcactcaaagagtggtgggaatatggaacgggctgctatctgatgtagtaaatgcgggctcactcgagttttaagaataaattggatagatacacggacgggagaggtctggagggttatggactgggtgcaggtaaatgggactagccaaataacgtttcggcacagactagaagggctgaatggcctttttctgtgctgtagtgttctatggttctatcttgcAATTGAGAAAAATTGGTGTTCttaattttattgattttctttgtttcagCCCTTGATTATTATTGCAAACAAATCTGATATAAAGAGGATAGATGAACTTTCTGAAGAACAGAAGGTAAGTAGGTTTGAGTATCATATTTCAGCATTAAAGCCAAGCGTCGCATCAGATGGCTTATCTGATCTCtattttaagaattttaaaaatcattttatgAAACTGTCATCCATATTtgtattcaattttatttttaatgaaatgcTGCTTGACACCATCCATTTCTTGAAGACAGAATTGAGAACACTTTggtatttttgtttcattgttcaGTTTGAACTATGTGACAATTTAATCACAATTACACTTTATCCTTACAGAAAATCTTCGCAGATTTGATGGCAGAAGGAATCACTGTTACAGAGACGAGTACTTTGACAGAGGAGGGTATCATTAaagttaaaactgaggtgaatagactgtttattttcctccacagatgctgcctgacctgctgagtttctccagcattttgtgtgttgctccagattccagcatctgcagaacctcttgcctCTGTGAATAGTTCTTTCTGCATTTGATATGGTTTATAGTTGAGTCTTTTCTGCatcattatattttaaaactaatcttTAAGTCATAATGAAAATATATTCAGAGGAACTTGGATATTTCCATTAAATTGCAATTGAATACTTGGGTAATTAGTTTTATTTCCTGTATTGTAGTCTTATATTTTGTCCATTGCTCAGTCCCTCCAAGCCCTTTAGAAGAAGGTTAAAGTTAACCAGCCCGCAATTGTTAATCTTGAAAGGGGCATGAAGGTGGCAGCAAGTTTTAAAAGTTCTGcagcaaaatgttttgttttcgaAAATGGAGGAATCTGCCTACAGCTACTTAGAAttatagcatcatacagcacagaaataggctatttggcctactgagtctgtactgaccatcagcaCTAaattacaataatcccattttattctccctcacattcccatgagttccctccagattttaccactcacctagcctaggggcaatttgcaatctaccaacccacaaatgggaggaaaccagagaacaagTGGAACCtctgttgtcacagggagaacaggcaaactttacacaggtcaggattgaacccaggtcactggagttgtgaggcagcagctctaccactgcACCACCCTGCTGCCCTCCTTGATTAGGTTAATTTAAATTAGTCCACAGGATTAATATTTTATGTTGCTATGTTTGtatttatgattttttaaattattatttatgtTAGATATTTATGCCTTATTAAAATTGGTCTACGTATTCTTTGCCAGGCTTGTGACAGACTGCTTGCTCATCGTGTTGATACCAAGATGAAAGGTAAAAAGGTGAATGATTTACTAAACAGACTCCATCTAGCTGTCCCAACAAAGAGGGATCATAAGGTGAGTTAAAACACTTCCCTGCCATTGCTATAATATAGACTTGTTAATTACGTGTTGAGTTACAATTCTGTAATACTTctgtaaaaatatatatatacttgATTGCAGTTGATAATTTCATCTTCCTACCACCCTTTGCGTTTGAGGTCATTATGCTCTATTATTTGACTTTTATAATAGATAAGTTTTTAGTTTAATTTCTAACAATGTTAAAtattagagggcagaggtttaaggtgagggggaaaggtttaaaggagattatgAGGCAGGTCAGGTAGGGATTTTCCAGCAGAAAGCACTGTATATGAAATTGTAGGAATTATTCTTGCGTTCTATTTTGTCTCTTGCCTACCTTTTACAATAATATGACCAATTGAGATTTTTACCCAGGTTGAATTGTTACAGATGAGTGGGTGAACCAGGAGCTATTTAGTCTTGTTATTATTTTATGATTGTGTTACCTGAAATTAATGGGTTGATTATCTATCTCATGTAAAGCACCACTTTGAAAATTTGCACTACATAAATTTAGTATCTTCTGACATCTTGTGTTAAGTTGGTATTAAAGATGGTTTTGTCTTGTACTGTTCCAGGAGAGACCACCCTGGATACCTGAAGGAGCTACCACACGCAGAAAAATGGAGGTGGATGTGCCAAAGCGCAAATCGGTTGGTATGATTTTAGGTCTTAAACAGTTGATTCAAGTTTCTGCAACTACATTTTCATGTAAGACACTCTGTTCTGACAGGAACGGGACTTGGAGTTGGAGATGGGTGATGATTATGTTCTGGACCTCCAGAGTAAGTACTTTTCTGGAATAATCACTGTTTTCTGATGATCTGTAGCAGACTAAAATCATACATTTTTATAAAAAGTTATGTGTACTTTATTCAAATTTGAGAGACTTTATTCTGATGAAAATATGTAAATTGTTTTTGTTACAAGGTAACCTAAACCAAGTGACAAAAGTTTAAATTAGAAGCAGATATGAACATCATTATTCAGTGATTTTAGAACTACATTTTTATGGTAATTTGTAATAGAGGATCGAGGAGGGATAGCATAAAGACAGCTTTTGCATCTTATATGTAGAACACGATCACTAAAATGCCCAGATAATAATAACAAAATTCagtcaaagtgcatgaccttggtCTGAACTGGCAGTGAGCTCCTTTCATGTGGAATTGCCAGGCAAAACATGATTGAGTGTCCATTGTTAATGTTTTTATCcattagactggcatcatggctAAAGCTGTCTCTTGTTCTGTGATATTTTGAGCTTCTCCTTTCACTGACAAACTTGAAAGCTTGACACTTCCATAACATTTGTGTGAATAGAAAAAAATTTGTAAGCGTAGTGCATATTTGAAGACCTGGCATACAGTTTTGACTGTGGTTCGTTACTTCAAAGGGAAGCCAATTTGAGCCAGAGTCCTTTCCAGAAGTTTCCAGCAGCAATGGCAAAATTTACTTTGCAGTCAAACACCGAGTACCCAAATGACTGGAAATTAAGCTTTAGTTTGTCTTTTCGTTGGCAGTAGCTAGATTTTCACTGATGTACCAAAGTTTCTTTacaccttgttttttttcatttagaatACTGGGATTTGATGAATGAGTGTGAGAAACAAGATCTGATACCTGAAATATGGGAAGGTCATAATGTGGCTGATTACATTGACCCTGAAATTATGAAGGTGAGTTAagttttgcattttcattttaatttggtaTTTTGTCAAGATTATTTTGTAGGTCAATTAAAATTTCCAAAGATAATGTCAACATTGTAGTTTTATTGTGCTATAAATTGAAGCTTGTTGGACATACTATCAAAATTATATTTGTGTGTTGACATTGTGGTTAAGTTAATGAAGCAGAGGCTTGGGCTGTTGATCTTGGGACCTGCCTGACTCCTACCATGGAAGTTAAAGCATTGAAGATCGAATAATTGTCTAAATCTGCAATAGAAAAGCTAGTATTAGGAATAATAATCATGAAACTATTAGATTGCTGTGTTTctaaaagaaaaatgcatttagtttaccaatgtccttcagggaaggaagtccctcatccttatctggtctggctgATTTGTAATTGTCAACCACCAATGTAATTGCGTATTtaaggatggagaataaatgctggtcttaccagtGACTTCTAGTCcctcaaaagattttttttaaacttcaaattTTATTGATCTTTTCAACTCTAAATACCATCACAAAATGATAATACTTGGCTGGCCTACTCTGAATTTTAATACATGGAGATGGTATTCTGTTCTTAATTACAATTACACTGTGTGTTTTATCAATATCTTTGAAAATTCCTTGAGCGTTTAATGTATTAATTTACTCCAGCAGTGCAGTCATAAAAGGGAATAGTGGTTTGATCCTTGATGGAAAGAGAATTCTTAAGTACTTATCAATGCTCAGTCATTAAAGTTCTTAATGAAATGTTAAACACTAGGGGGAAAAAATAAGTTTCTTTACAATTCTCAGTATTGTAAAGGTTTCATGGATAAAGAATACATTTCAGACTTTTAGTTCTATGCTGGCCCCTCATTCTAAATGGATAATattgttagaattttgtagggCAGAGGAAGCCATTTGGGAGAATCCCCTTGGATTCTTTGGTCAAtattttaaacctttgcccttggATTACTAGCCCACCTACCaaaggaaacagtttctctttaattGTGGCTaatcaaatgaataaataatcgATACCTACCACTTGTCCAATCCCTTGGTTCTTCCAATTGCTGAAATTTTCGTCCAGTAGCTGCTTCTGGAGTATTGGTCAACACTTCACTACTTGTAAACTGGGATTATGCTTCTTTCCACCTTATTGATGCAGATTGATTCTGTTATATTTAGCTGAATTAAACAACCTTTGTGAATGTTGATTTAATCTAAATGTTTGTATGGAATAGGatggtttaaaaaaaggtttaTCAATTTGTAATGAAATACCTTCAGCATTGAAAGTTTGTTTTAGTGTATATTTTTAACCTGTGTGTCATTTATCAACTAGTTCAGATTTGAGGTCCagttctttcaaaacaaaaatagtgtAACTGTAACTTTTCAGAAACTTGAAAACCTGGAAAAAGAAGAAGAATTGAAACAATTAGCAGGGGAATACGATTCAGATTCTGAGAGTGAGGATGAAGAAATGAGAGACATTAGACGGTTGGCTGCTCAGATACGAGAGAAGAAAAAGATGCGAATATTGATGTCCAgagaaaaacaaaccaaaaaaggTCCCAAAATGCCCAGAACTGCTAAAAAGGCAAGTACTTAAATGTCTTTACATGACTTTCCTTCAAACAATATTTTCTTACTGTAGGTCATGTGTAGAAGTTCTTGTGCACGTCAGGGTGCTGGTGGTCAATTTCTTTTTCCTACCTCGAAGTAATATTTGAGCTTACGGGACTAGTAGGACTCTCATTCCGTTTGTTACCCTTGCATTATTACTAATAGTGATACAATTGGTGTGATTCCAAAGTGAATCGGCAGCAACTTTAAACGTGCACAGTTAAATGTAAAAATCAGAATTGGCAACAGATACCTGATGCTCCATGTTGTGTACTGTTGCAATCCTCGGTTGAACTCTGCAAAATAATTGCAGTAGTGTGAATTCCCTGTGCTTGTTTATCAGTTCTATTCTATGAATGACTTGTGTCTGAAGGAATTTTGCTTTTAATAGCATAATTATTGCTCAAAATCTTTTACCACTGAAAGGTTTTACAGGTGTGGAGTCTTTTCCCCTCAATTATATGTTAGGGTTTTTATAAAAATTAGAATATGACATTTTTTCCTGTCTCCTCTCTGGAGCTGTATTTCCCTCCCTTTCAGCAGTACGTTGGAAAGTTAGTTACTTGCTTTTAGACCCACTCTGTACGTGAAATTTTGCACTTTCCTCAAATCCAAATACTCTCATCTGCTGAAAGTTCAAAGCCAATATTTTTCGGGGAAACACTTGTGATTTGGTAGGGACTAAGTTTGatcattttaaacaatggaagcttTATGTATACGACAATGGAGTTTCCTGATCAAATTTTTAGTTATTTTGAGTTTGtttctttataaatattttacagaTTGAAAGAAAAACTTTGGAAAAGGAGATGGGATCCCTTGGTTTGGATATGGCCAACAAAGATGAGGTAAAGttgattttaatgaatattaTTTAAACTGTGTATTTACAAAATTTTAGTTCTGTTGTCAAAGCTGCTGTATATTGGTATCTCCTGTTGGTGAAATTTGTATAAAAGTGCCCTTTGGGGATGcatcacaaaaaaaatgaaggatcCTTGGTATTTGATTACAAAGACAATTTTGTTGATTCTCAAAGTACTTGTTTTAGAAAATCTCGCAGAATAGGTATCCTCTTGACTAACAAATAGCTTGTGGCGCCTGCCTAAAATTTGCATTTGAAATAACTGTACATGTGGTCCCTGCGTTAGGCAAGGGTTCCGATCCTGAGAACTGTCTATAAGCCAATTTCGCCAGAAGTCTGAAGCctccattttctatagtaactTGTGTATATTGCTCAATGTACACTTGccataatttcatttcattgaatcaccctaacactacctatCATTAAACTAActgaatatatactgtatccagtgatTAGTGTATTAAGCCTTGAAACATTACTTATTACTAGCTTGACAAGTGCTTTAAaagtgtatgggagaatttgcatacggtcagattttggtaaattggatcattgtaacctggggagccaCTCTATCCAGATTATATGGCAtgtatttattctgcattctgttattgttttaccttgtactacctcaatgcaccgatgtgatgaaatgatctctatggacaacatgcagaacaaagtttttcactgtacctctgtacatgtgagaataatataGCAATTTATATTTACTATCAGTCAATATGACTTTTGAGTTGACAAAATGTTGTAATATGGTTTGTTTATTTATATGATGGCTTCCGTTATGTGTCAACACATCAGTGTAACAGAGCCATTTTGACACCCAAGTGAAGACTAGATAATGCAAAGTTAATGTGACCAGTAATTATGCTGAGAGCTGGAGCTATTGCTTCTCTTAGTTGAAACTCCTGAGATTATTCCTCCCTTTGTTCCTGTTTAGTGGTGAATATACTGCAGGTATTGAAAGGAAACAAAGTATAGTCTGTTTTGAAATTCAGTGCCTTGAAGGTCACAAACTATGCCATCCCTTAAAAGTAATGCCAATTTGTAATTAATTTTCTTTGGGATTTAATATTTTTGTGCATTGCAGAAAGTTGCTTAAAATTAGAATATTCTTAAATTGgattttgcatatttaatggaggTAACAAATTTAGTTGTTAATCCTTTATGACATTCTTATATTGAGTGTTTGAAAGTTACTGAAGTATGgataaaattcatttttgtttgcaCACTGTTCAGACACACTACGCACAGCAAGCTCGGCGGTCTAGAAGTGTCACCAGGAAGCGCAAGCGTGAAGAATCTCAGCCACCAACGTCTAAAGCGCGCAGTCGTAGCACTTCTCGTACTCCCCGTGATGTTTCTGGTGTGCGTGATGGAAAGGTTAGTTCCCAATTCATACGCAAACTGATTGTAGTGTAGAGAAGCAAAAGTGGTTGGTATCAGTTCTGCAGAAGTGAGCACATCATTGAATTAGCCACCAGTGATCTGCAAGAGAAAATGTGAAAAACTGATCCTTCAGGGGATGTGCTCGAGAACTGTGGTGACTAATCAAGATTCATGTACCTTTGGCATTCCTGAACACAGATTGGCATGATTGACTTGCCTCCTGAAGATTTGGGTATTATTTTGCCTTGTTTCCTTTGAGGAAGTCTCAGCTGCTTTCGTCTTAGGACTATCGATAATTGCTCAAACAATCTCCACCCTTGTTTCAGGAGATAGGATAAAGGATGTTGTCAATGAGATagctcatctacatttttgtgtgtgttgtgcttCTGCTTCAGTTCAGCATCTGTTTTGTGGGCTTTAATCAcccataagaaaataaaaaaagcaggaataggctcttcaacccttgagcctgctccaccatgcgGCAACTTCATGGCAGATTATTTCCAGCACCATATTCCTGCCCTATTTCTGTATCCATTGCTTCGTCTAATATCCAGCAATTTATCAATTTCAATCTTTAATACAATCGATAACTAAGCCTGCAGTGAatagaattccaaaagttcacctCCTTTTGTGCTGAAATGTCTCCTCACTTCAGTGCTAAATACCCCatattttgagactctgatccttgttttttttaaattccagttgAGTGATtgtaattccacagctgccatggtgataTTTGCACTCAATCTTTGGATTGTCAATCTGGGTGTCACTTTGGTAACCTGACCCCTGCCACTGCACCACTGAATCCTGTCCAGCTGGAGCTGTATTTCCCTCCCTTTCAGCAGTGCATTGAGAAGTTAGTTATTTGGTTTTAAACCCACCCTGCACATGAAATTTTGCTCTTTCCTCAAATCCAAATACTTGCATCTGCTGAAAGTTCAAAATCACTGTTTTTCAGAGGAACACAGTGAATTGAAAATTTGATCATTTTAAACATAAAATGCTTTAGGGATTAAAACCCACCCTGCTCCatgttttaaaaatctttcctcataggttATGCCTTTGACAATGTTGTTTATCCCACTCGTTTTCTCCCCTTTTTGACTTTGAATATCTTTATTGCTTACGTAGATGCTGAATAAGGTGAGGAAGATGATGAAGAACTCTCAGCAGGGTATGAATCGCATGGGCAAGAAAGGAGAGGCCGACCGACATGTATTTGATCTTAAACCCAAGCATCTTTTCATTGGCAAGCGGAAAATGGGCAAAACAGACCATAGATAAATTAACATTGTGCATCAAATTATAGGACTTTCATGTTTGGTCGTAATGCATCGGAAGCTTCTCAAATAACCTGTGATAAAATGGTGGAATGTTACATCATTTAGAGTCTTTCAGTCACGATTGCTCATCAGAACATAATTGTGCCTTTAATGATTCATATATAAAAAGAATTTGAGTGTTAAATTCTGAAGACTTTTTATTAGATGATGTGCATTATATGTAATATTTCTTAGAAAAATATAAAGTATGTAAAAGAAATAAAGATTAGGACAGCAAATGTCTGTTTTGAAACTAAAAGTATAACTTGGGAAGAACTGGCAGAACTCTACTCTGAAGTATGCCAAGTAGAATCAAGTGATCACTTTTAATGGGATTTTGATTTCCTGCCTATAATTTTTTCTTAATGTACATTGTAAACATGACTATAAATTCTTGCATTTATGAACTTAACAAAATGTCTTGTGTTGAATGAATGGACCTGCTATTCAAAGTGGGTTAGTTTAATGATCAGAAGTAAAGCTATTAAATAATTTTGCCCATCCATTGGATTACAATATATTTACAAGGTACCTTTTGTATTAACTTCAGTACAGTTTTTGTTGTTCTGATTATTTTGGAGGATCTTGTTTTTCCCTGCTTTggagttgcagatatgggtactggctgctttgttctggatggtgttgaacttcttgagaattgttggagctgtacttttgggtgaagagtatttcatcacattcgtgccttgtagatgttggaaaaggCCTTGTGGTGTCAGGAATTGAGTCCcttgctgcaggatatccagtctcTCACCCGGTCatggctgtgattttttttgtgtgtgattggtccaattgagtttctggtcaggatTCAtctcccagaatgttgatggtaatgacattgaatatcaagggttgaTGgtgattggattggtttattattgtcagatgtaccaagatAGCTTTTGTTTTTcctaccatccagacagatcgtgccacACATTTGTGCTCTCAATCTTTGGTATCTTCtgtctgacaggagaggggagaagaaagaatgaccagggtgggaggagtccttgattgtGTTAGCTGTtctcctgaggcagcaggaagtgtagacagtcaatggaggggagattgactgggctgcgttcataactctctgcaatttcctacGCTGTTGGGCAGAGtggctgccataccaagctgtgatgcacctggataggatgctttctatggtgcatctgtaaaacttGGTGAAAGTCATCGGGGTCATGCttaatttccttagccttcctaGTGTGCTTTCCCAGCTGAactaggacaaattgttggtgatatttacaccc
This genomic interval from Pristis pectinata isolate sPriPec2 chromosome 5, sPriPec2.1.pri, whole genome shotgun sequence contains the following:
- the gtpbp4 gene encoding nucleolar GTP-binding protein 1, translated to MALYNFKKITVVPSAKDFIDLTLSKTQRKTPTVIHKHYQINRIRHFYMRKIKFTQQNYHDRLSQILTDFPKLDDVHPFYADLMNVLYDKDHYKLALGQINIAKNLIDNVAKDYVRLMKYGDSLYRCKQLKRAALGRMCTILKRQKQSLEYLEQVRQHLSRLPSIDPNTRTLLLCGYPNVGKSSFINKITRADVDVQPYAFTTKSLFVGHMDYKYLRWQVVDTPGILDHPLEERNTIEMQAITALAHLRAAVLYVMDVSEQCGHTVEEQLDLFKNIRPLFANKPLIIIANKSDIKRIDELSEEQKKIFADLMAEGITVTETSTLTEEGIIKVKTEACDRLLAHRVDTKMKGKKVNDLLNRLHLAVPTKRDHKERPPWIPEGATTRRKMEVDVPKRKSERDLELEMGDDYVLDLQKYWDLMNECEKQDLIPEIWEGHNVADYIDPEIMKKLENLEKEEELKQLAGEYDSDSESEDEEMRDIRRLAAQIREKKKMRILMSREKQTKKGPKMPRTAKKIERKTLEKEMGSLGLDMANKDETHYAQQARRSRSVTRKRKREESQPPTSKARSRSTSRTPRDVSGVRDGKMLNKVRKMMKNSQQGMNRMGKKGEADRHVFDLKPKHLFIGKRKMGKTDHR